Within the Dolichospermum compactum NIES-806 genome, the region GCATCCAAAACTCACCTTTAGGTACTTGAAGAGAGCAAGATCTAATCACTTGCTCCCCATTAGGCCAAAAGAAGTTTAAATTATTAACTTCAATGCCTACTGCTGTCATGTTTATACCTTGTGTTATTCAGCAGTAAAAGCAGCAAAGCCCGGTGGTTTACCACTGCTAGTAGACGCACTATCTTTTTGAATAATCTGAACTCCCGAAATTTCACTAGCACGGACAGCAATTTTTTTCTCTGTTTTGCCTTCGCACTTGAGTTCCACAATATCAGGATTTCCAGCACGCATTGCCGCCAAAATTAGCTGGTAAACAGCCTCGGCATCTTCAGTAGACTTACGTTGTACTGATATGGGGAAAGCAGTATTTCTGATGCTTAAGTCAATGGTAAACATTTAGAATTAATGAATTTTCACTTTAAGACCTATTCTAGCGTCAGTTGTCAGTTGTCAGTTGCAAATATCTTTCCCCAGTCCCTTTACCCCTATTTAGTTGCTGGTAATGGTACACCTAATAAACTCAGATTCAAGGCATGACCACCCGTTACCAAATAAACCGGTTCACATATTGTCCCTAATTGTCTCACTAAAGCGCCCAGGCGATCGCGGAATTTGCGTCCCAAAGGATAAGCTGGAACTACACCCCAACCTGTTTCTTCCCCCACAAATATGACATCAGCCCTCACTAATGGCAGAATTGCCAGAAACTCCCGCACAGTATTTTCCCAAACTAAATCCTCTTCTTCGAGAAAATTAGCCAC harbors:
- the cobU gene encoding bifunctional adenosylcobinamide kinase/adenosylcobinamide-phosphate guanylyltransferase, which translates into the protein MRKIILVTGAARSGKSEWAEDLAMNSEKKVVYIATATQNPDDLEWLERIQKHQQRRPQDWITLAVPVELTAALAQSQAHTCLLVDSLGTWVANFLEEEDLVWENTVREFLAILPLVRADVIFVGEETGWGVVPAYPLGRKFRDRLGALVRQLGTICEPVYLVTGGHALNLSLLGVPLPATK